The genomic interval ataaaagaaaaacgaagaagaagcagcagcaacaggcatcaacaaataaaaattaaaaaaaaaactgaagaagaagaagaagaagaacaagaggaagagaagaagaataagtagTAGCAgcataagaaagaagaagaagaagcaaaggaagagaagaagaagaagaagaagaagaagaagaagaagcaggctaGCAGTACCAGCAGCgtaagaaggagaagaagtttAGCAGtagcggaagaagaagaagaagaagagggatagtagaagaagaagaagaaaaaggagcaGGAGGATAGCAGCAACGTAAGAAGCAGCcgtgtaagaagaagaagaaggatagcaGCAACGTAAGATTAAAAAGTATCCGcgtaataagaagaagaagaagaagaagaagaagaagaagcaacaaggattgttgaagaagaagcaggctaGCAGCTGCCAGCagcgtaagaagaagaagaagaagaagaagggattgTCGATATGTTACCTTGGCCTGGAGAAGTAGGGAAGCACCTCAATCAAAACTGGAGAAGAACTTGAAGAGTTGCAATTGCTGGCTTGCTGCGTTGCGTGAGAAGAGAGTGTTGTTGCGTAAGAGAGTTGGTGTGGAGGTGTAGTCTTTTGGCCTTCTAGAAATCGGATGAGCTGGAGCATgatgatatttttgaattttgttgtttttttaatattatattttattattttctttctctttaagttttaacaaaaaaatgtttaaaaaaataaaacatactGATTTTTTAGTTGCGCCTGGGGGAGGTGTGCCTAGCTGGATCTCGCCTCGCCTAGGCATGGCAAGGCGAGATGGCTACGCCTTGAGaggccttgcgcctaggcgcgcctttaacaacacTGCACTCGCTCACAAGATAGAATTCCTACATAAAGCACAAAATGAAGTACCACACAATAGCCCCTTCCCAACTCCTATTTATAAGCCATAGGGCGGGAGTTacaataacagaaaataaacGCCCCCAACTGACCATTACTTTAAACAATCGGCTAGTTGTCCTTCTAGAAACAATCCTTCTAAAAGACTTTTCCTAACCAACTAAACAAGACATAAACAACACTATTTTACTGATAGACCACCGATTCACTAGACATACCAAAGGTGTCCAAGAAATCAGGGATAATTTTGGAATTAGGAAGATGAGCTGTTAGATGAGGGGTAGAGTAGGAATTGCaaggttgtgtaacaacctgcATGTGCGGATTCCAATTCCGTTAGAGAAGAAGGAATAAAAGAGAGGTGCTGGTGGTGAGCATGGGGTGTGAAGAATTTTCCAGAAGTAGGATAGATCaagggcctctcgaattgctctgttttcttttcttcttgggcTGTAATTGGTTGGGACTTTTGCTTATTGAATCAAGTATTCTTACAATTCTTAGAATtctatcattttggtatcagagcattgcgATCCCAATGGTGAACTTAACGGATCGAGTGGGAGATTTAGAGAAGGGGTTGGATAGTGTACAACTAGGCGTGGACACTATGAAGAGTGAATCGAATGCCATGAGAAGTGAGATTCGATCGATGGAGAAGAACGTTGCTTCCTTGTTGGAACAGTTTGAATGGATGAGAGCGAGATGGGAGGAGCAACAACGAGaaaggaagaacaaggagaagtGGGGAGAACAATCACCGGGGGTAGGTGACTCGAAGGCGACGCCCGAGGCGGGTGGGAGGCGAGCTGAAACGGAGGGGGTTGAGGGTGGCTGGCGATTAGAATCTCGCGGACGCCGGCTGGAAATGCCGCTCTTCGATGGAGGTGACCCATATGGCTGGATTTTCAAAGCCGAGCGGTACTTCACGGTGAATGGGCTGACTGATATAGAGAAGGTGGATACAACAGCTGTATGTTTGGAAGGACCTGCCCTCTTGTGGTTTCAGTGGGAAGAAAAAAGGCGGAGAATGAGGACTTGGGAGGATTTCAAGCTGTTGTTGCGAAACCGATTCCGACCCACTCAAGAAGGGTCGGTAGAAGAGCGATTTTTAGCTCTTCGGCAGAGGGGGTCTGTCTCGGACTACCGTCAAAGCTTTGAGGCACTGGCATCGCTTTTGGAGAATCTGCCAGAAGCGGTGCTAGAAGGGCACTTCATCAACGGTCTCAATCCGGAGATCAGGGCTGAGTTGAGGGTGTTGAGGCCAAGGTGTTTGGAGCAAATGATGGACCTGGCGCAACGAATAAAGGAGAGGAACCTGGTGCTCCGGGGAAATGTAACTGGACCGGTTTCGAATAGAGGTCAGTCCGCTTCACTCACTATTCCAAATTACCAGCGTGGGGGACCTCAGCTCCAAGCGCAACCTGCTCCTAAATCTGTGGCAGCAAATTCTCCCTATCCATTTCAACCCCAAAACAGTGGGAGGGTGAGTAACCAGCCTTGGAAACGGCTTAGTGAGGCCGAATGGAAGTCCAAGAGAGATAAGGGTTTGTGTTTTAGGTGTGACGAGAAGTATACAATCGGCCACAAGTATAAGAACAAAGAGTTGCAGGTGatgatgatttatgatgaaGAAGTAGGGGAGGAGGAGCAGCGGGTAGAGGATGGAGATGCCAACCATTGCCTCAGCCAAAAAAGGGAGGAAGTAGGGGAACCAGTCCAAGGGGGTGAGGTTATTGAGCTGTCTATGAATTCTGTGGTAGGATTGATAGCACCTCAGACGATGAAGTTAAAAGGGGAGATAGAGCAACAGCCAGTTGTGGTCCTGATTGATGGAAGAGCAacccataactttatttctGTGGAGCTGGTGCAGCTGTTGGACCTAAGTAGGGAGGAAACAGCCGGCTATGGTGTGATTATGGGGACGGGAATGGCAGTTCAAGGGGCTGGAATTTGCAAGCGGGTGAAGCTTCAGCTCCAAAACTTGCAAATTGTGGAAGATTTCTTACCTTTAGAGCTGGGAAGCTCGGATGTGATTCTGGGAATGAAATGGCTAGCAACGGTAGGTAAGATGAATGTGGATTGGAAGACTCTCACAATGAAGTTTCAGGTAGGAGACATGGCTGTAACATTGCAAGGGGATCCTAGCTTGAGCAAGACCTTGGTATCCTTAAAGGCTATGGTGAAAGCATTTAAGGAGGAGGGGGAAGGAATGCTGCTGGAATTGGGTACATTGGCAGCTGAAATTAAGGAAGATCCGAGGGCAGTTCCAGAACTCTTAAGGGGCGCATTGGCTGAATTTAGAGGGGTGTTTATTGCTGAGGAAGGGCTGCCACCAAGCAGGGATAGAGACCATGCCATAAACCTCATTCTGGGATCATCTCCGGTGAGTGTAAGACCCTATCGTTATCCTTATttacaaaagaatgagattgagaagttGGTGGGAGAGATGTTGGTCGCGGGGATCATTCAACCCAGCTCCAGCCCATTTTCTAGCCCAGTTTTAttggtcaagaagaaggatgggggaTGGCGCTTTTGTGTCGATTATAGGGCCTTGAACAAGGTAACGGTTCcaaacaaatttcccattccggTAATAGATGAGTTACTTGATGAATTGCATGGTGCTAGGGTTTTTTCCAAACTTGACTTAAAatctggttaccaccagattCGGGTTAGGCCCGAGGATGTCCCGAAGACAGCATTCAGGACTCATGAAGGACATTATGAGTTCCtagtgatgccttttggattgatgAACGCTCCGGCTACTTTCCAAGCGTTGATGAATGAAATTTTCAGAGATTATTTGAGGCGTTTTGTGTTGGTGTTTTTCGATGATATCTTGGTGTACAGCAGCAGCTTGGAGCAGCATGAACAACACCTAAGATGTGTGTTAAGGGTGTTAACGGACAACCAACTGGTGGCCAACAGAAAAAAGTGTGTGTTTGGGCAGCTGGAAattgagtatttgggccatgttatttcttatttgggAGTTTCAGCTGATAGCAACAAGGTGCAAGCGATGATAGATTGGCCTACTCCAACAATGGTCAAGGAATTGAGGGGATTTCTTGGGCTTACAGGGTACTACAGACGCTTTGTGAGAGACTATGGTAAGCTTGCTCGGCCTCTAActgatgaattaaaaaaaaacaacttcTTGTGGGATGCGGTTGCTGAAGAGGCCTTCCAACAACAAGGCTAAAATGGTGTCCTTACCCGTTTTAGCCTTACCCAACTTTGAGAAGCCTTTCACCATCGAAGCTGATGCCTCGGGGCATGGAATGGGGGCGGTTTTGATGCAAGAGCAGAGGCCGATCGCTTATTTCAGCCAAGCGTTCAGTCAGTTGGGGAGTAAGAAATCCGTTTATGAACGAGAACTCATGGCCATAGTGTTTGCGGTAaaaaaatggaggcactacttgttaggcagaaaatttttaattaaaacggATCAAAAGAGCCTCAAGTTCTTGATGGAGCAACGGGAGGTAAGTCCGGaatatttgaaatggatggtgaagTTGATGGGTTACCAATTTGAGATACATTACCGAGCTGGAATGGAGAATAAAGCGGCTGATGGACTATCCAGAATCTGCCACACAGCAACTTTGATGGCTTTGACAGTGCCTAGAGTGGTCCATTTGGAGCAGGTGGCAAGTGAGGTAAACAATGATGCAGGGCTGCAAAAGATTATCCAAGAATTACAAGCTGACCCCTCCTCCCATCCTAATTTTCAGCTGGTGGACAAGCACCTCGTCTACAAGGGACGACTTTACTTACCCAAGGGATCCGCACTAATTCCGTTGATGCTCCAAGAAGGGCATGATGGGAGCATGGGAGGTCATTCGGGGTTTTTAAAAACTTACAAAAGGGTGGCGGCGAATGTCTATTGGCCAGGTATGAAGAAGGATGTGCATCGATATGTAAGTGAATGTTCGACTTGTCAACAAAACAAGTATATAACCTTGTCACCGGGGGGACTGTTACAGCCACTACCAATTCCTAACCAGATTTGGGACGACATCGCCATGGACTTTATTGAAGGACTTCCAAAATCTAACAAGGTAGACTCAATCTTGGTTGTGGTGGATCGACTTAGCAAATATGGGCATTTTATTGGACTTAAACATCCATTTACAGCTAGGGAGGTGGCTGGAACTTTTATCAAGGAGGTGGTAAGGCTCCATGGGGTTCCTAGGTCCATTGTGTCGGAcagagacaaaatttttatgAGCAGATTTTGGGAGGAGATCTTTAGGCTGCAGGGCACCAAACTCAAAAGAAGTACAGCTTATCATCCACAAACGGATGAGCAAACCGAGGTACTCAACCGGACTTTGGAAACCTACTTGAGATGTTTTGCTTCTTCCAAACCAAAGGCCTGGTTCACTTGGTTACCACGGGCTGAATTATGGAACAATACTTCCTATCACACAGCTGCTAAATTAACTCCCTTCCAAGTGGTGTATGGGAGGGAACCGCCTCCCTTAGTGaggtttgagaagggaactaCCCCCGTCTCGATGGTGGAGCAGCAGATGATTGAAAGGGATGAGGTCCTAGATGACTTAAAGGTGCAACTTTCGAGAGTACAAGCCATAATGAAGAAGAGAGCAGATGGGGGAAGAAGGGATGTGAAGTTCCAGGTAGGCGACTTAGTGTATCTGAAATTAAGGCCGTATCGGCAAAGATCTTTGGCTACCCGTGCAAATGAGAAGCTAGCGGCCCGCTATTATGGCCCGTTTGAGATTGAGAAGGAGGTAGGCCCTGTGGCTTACCAGCTGAAACTGCCATCGCATTGTCAAATCCACCCAACATTTCACGTGTCCCAACTACGGGAGGCTAAGGGGGCAATGAAGGCCACGAGGGAGCTGCCTACATAGCTTACTGAAGATCTGGAAATGGTGGTGGAACCCTCAGCGATGCTAGGAGTGTGTTCGGGGAATGGTAGGGGCCTGCAAGGAGCAGAAGTGCTGATTCAGTGGAAGGGCCTGCCACCATTGGAAACTACTTGGGAGCCCTACTCAATGATCCAGCAGCAGTTTCCATtcttccaccttgaggacaaggtgaaagttgggggaggGAGTATTGATAGACCACCGATTCACTGGACATACCAAAGGTGTCCAAGAAATCAGGGATAATTTTGGAATTAGGAAGATGAGCTGTTAGATGAGGGGTAGAGTAGGAATTGCaaggttgtgtaacaacctgcATGTGCGGATTCCAATTCCGTTAGAGAAGAAGGAATAAAAGAGAGGTGCTGGTGGTGAGCATGGGGTGTGAAGAATTTTCCAGAAGTAGGAGAGATCaagggcctctcgaattgctctattttcttttcttcttgggcTGTAATCGGTTGGGACTTTTGCTTATTGAATCAAGTATTCTTACAATTCTTAGAATTCTatcatttacataaattttCTGATATCTATTCCACTAATCTAGCACAAATGTTCCAACAACTTCAATATCTGACTTATACAAGACTTGATGTGGCGTTTGTGGTAAACAAGTCAAGTTAGTTTTTGTCCTCTCCCAAGGTTCAACATTGGTTGGCTTGCAAGAGATTGCTTTGGTATCTCAAGGGTATAGTTGGTTTAGGGCTAGTTTTCACTCCTTCCCCTCGAGATTTATATCTCATAATGCACACCGATGCTGATCATGCAGGGTGTAAAGTTATTAGATGTTCTACTAGTGGCTTGTGTGTGTTCCTTGGCAACAACCTATTGGTTTGGAGTTCAAAGAAATAGACTGTTGTGGCCAGATTTGTTGGTGAGGCTGAATATAGGGCAACGGCACAAGGTGTGATAGAAGTTCTATAGTTGAAGTCTCTATTTTCAGAATTAGGTTATCCATGTGCTCATATGCCTATTCTTTGGTGTGATAACCTAGCAGCCAAGTGTATAGCAGAAAATCCGGGGTTTCATTCTAGAACTAAATATATCGAGATTGATGTACACTTTGTGAGAGAGTTAAATGTGGTGATGTTGAGATTTGGTATGTTCCTACATTGCATCAAGTGGCTGACATATTTACTAAAGGGCTGCCAAGggatatatttatgtatttgtgtgATGAGCTTGGGCTTAAGGTGACACCTATGCTTCAGCATTCAGCAACTACAAGGAAGTCTGCTATGGAGTCTGGTCTGAGGGGGCATGTGGAAGGATTGGCTTCAGACCAATCAAAGCAGtgattgtatttttatgtttgtgtATGCTGTTGTAGAGGATCTGTTTTATTGTAGGCGGTTAACAGAATTTGTTAGGTGGTTGAGGCTAGTATATAAGCTAGCCTCCTCATTGCTCTCGATATGCTTGaaattcatttcttctttcaatacaatttattgaggaatttttcttccttttgttttctattttgttccACTGTGAAGCTCTCGCTTAACGCAGCATCTTCTTAGCTTGGACCTTCTCATTGCAAGGATAAATCGAGTATCCAGTTTCACTTGTTGAGCAAACACTTACTGCACCAACATAGATGGGTCCATTAAACTCTCCATCAGAGTGCTTTATTTGCTATCAATGACACCCTTGCTGCAAGGGTGCTCTTCATTCTCCTAATTAAGGATGCTCATGACACCACCACAGCTCTGCCAATGGAACTCTCCAGCTAGGCATTTAGTTTTCTATCAACTCCCTCTCCCCCCCACCCAcggccccccctcccccctcacAAAACATGTAGAGGCAAGATCTCCACTTATGCTGCCTCTACCATGTTGAGTAGCAATCCAAAAGCTTGATTGTTGATATCCAACTGGAAGAACACTCCAACAACCTATGCTAATGCAGGGACTACATTGCCCTCTGCTGTTGGAGGCTAGAGATACACATTTTATCATGATCTTGCCCATTCTACCTTAAGGGAGCTCGATGTTGACCAGTAGGCACAAGAGAGTAAGCTCAACTAGAATGTGGATTTCTCTGCACCATGACCTAAGACAATGGTGGCACTACCACTACTACTTCCATCATAATAATGTCACTCTCTACAGGAGTGGTAGTCCACAATGAACTATACATATTTCTTGGACATGGGCATTTCGACTTGACCTTTTCATTATAAACAGGAGCTCTCAATCATCGTTGGAAAGGACAACTGCATCACAACAACCCTTCAATTTATCCTTCAGCGGATTCACAAGCTGTCTCTCTCCACTGCTACTCTTTCTAAAGTGAATCTATAGATTTCAACTTTGCCAAGATTTGTGTTGTTGACAGCTAGTGTAATTTCCAGCTGCTTTCTTCTGCCAAGTTATCACCAGCCTTCCGCAATATAGATTTCAACTTGTTTAGCTCCTTTGTTAAATCAGAGTCTACCATATCCCCATCAGATAACTTTCAACGTGGTAGTGTGCTTAACAGAAATCTTAAAACTAGACTTAAAACCACCGCCAGCAGTGATCTAACTTGTAAGGCTGGTTATTCATGCCAAATTTCTACACCATCTTATGTATACTATTTTGTAAGGAGAAGCAAACAAAATAACGCCGCAGAATAGAAATTCAGTGAAATAAAGCCGAGACCTCTCAGAAGCTGATGGATATACAACTCACCGTAGAGAAGTTTTTCAGCAAAGATGCACACTCCTCCTCAACTGCAATTTGCCGCTCCAAAGCCTCCCGTATCTTAGAATCGATAGCATCACAATCCGCTTCGGCATGTCTGAGGGCAACGGCCAATTGTTCCTTGTCCGTCTCTGCATGTGCAAGGCTCTCACTAACCCTCTCTGCAGTCTCAAAATCTTCGGCCTCGCAAGCTTCCTCCAGCTCCTTCTCAAGTTCTCTGAACCTGGCGGATGCAAGATTTACAGCTTCGGCAGCTTTTCTTCTCCTCCGTATAGAGTCCTTCCGCACAGCAGAGACGGAACCAACCAGTTCCCTAACATGCCCGAGCTTCTTCGAGATCTGGCACCTAATTTGCTCAAACCTCGACTCAAACGGAGCACTAATGTTTATTTGATCTTCTCCTGATTGAAGATCGTCCGTCGAAACCGTAGCCCTAGGTTCCGCATCCGAGAGCATATTATCATCTCTATAGGAACCATTAGCTGCGCTACTAAGCGAAGAGCCAACTTCTTCACAAACGCGGGACGAATAATCGAGCTCTACCGTGGTCGTCGCAGTGGGAAGGGATGGATGAGAAACCGAAAGAGAATCAGCGGTTTCTTCTTCATGTTGCGGCGGGGCAGATCCGGCAGATTCCGTTTCGGCAGTAAACGGTGAGGACGGAAGAGAAGGGGATGGCGGTGGGAGCTCTGGTTCGGCAGATCGAGCAGGATGAGAATTGGATTGGTCATCGAGAATGGAGGCATCTCTACCGTATCCAATCCTCAAACCGGCCCTCCTTTTCTTTCTGGTGGAAACCTGCCGAGATATCGATGAGGAAGGAACTTCCCTACTAGTCGTGGTGGCTGAATCATCAGTAGTGAGGGTTAAGTGGCTTTGAACGGAATTGATAAGCGTGAGATCGGAGAAGAGGTTCTCGTCAAGAGGCTGAGACGCGTCCGATGGAGGGGGCGGGGAAATTGGTTGCTGTTGATCTTTATCTTGCTGGTGAAGATGGAAATTGTCATTGTCGGCGATCTCGGAAGGGTCGAAAAGGACCATTCCTTCGAATAGAGAATCCaattcatctctctctcctcctctcGAAGCCATCTCTCGTCGTAATGTCAACGGATATACAAAGAAGGAAGGAACGTAAAAGTTGGAGGTTCTCCGGCGTCCTTTCTGGTTCTTCTCTTCTGTACTCGTACTTCAACTTCGCTGAGCGCCAGCGCCAGCCAGCGCTAATTACTAGAGTAGACCGACCAagatgattattatttttgaaataaaatatagagattgaaaaaatgtgtaagattataaattttacttatcttCAAACTCAATTAGAATTTCATTAATGTTgattaaaatagttaaataaagaattaaaaaattctcAGGCTTTACTAATTTGTTATATTTCCACAAAGATCTTTCTCattctatttataaataattttgttttttgttgaaaatattttatgttatataaatttatgtaattgaaaatattatatgaatttatatatatatattatttccttatattatatcatatatgttatattttaatttgataatttgagataaaattgaataaatatacattttttatttaatttgaacgAATATAGATATTCAATAAATATCTATTATCCGATAGATATGAAATAAGAAACTAAATGCACTACCCAACAAATATGAgtattacaaaataatagaggTGAAGGTAAAAATATATCCCATCTAAATCCATATCCAATCAAATACAATCCctataatttatatttctgACATTGGGTTGGAGTTGGTTTTTGTGTAAAGTTATTTGTTTCTCCACAGAGTACAAAGTCAGTGAAAATTAGCTGAATCAATTTGTTCCATCATGCCAATGACGATATACTCCTACTAACAATGAATAAACAAACAGACAATGAATTGAACAATGAATGAATTTTGCAGCTCCAAGTTTTTGTCTTTGGTCCCAAACCCTATTTGCACCATCATGTGGTTTCTATGACATCAACCCAATcataacaaaaacaacaacaacaacatcaataagaattaagaaatatgaaaacaaaCATATTAACGAAACCGCATATTCTGATTCTCATTGGTCAGAATTTCTAAATCTAAATCCTAAACTGATGTGAGGATCAGGAAATATGCAAAGGGTGTTGGCAGCATAACCTTACTCTCTGGACTCACCCAGTTCAACATCCTTCAGAATGTGTTCAATACCCTCTTTCAATGGGGCAGTTTCGTCTTCTGTGAGGCTGTTTTTCGTGTGGTGTGCAATCTTGTTATTCGATTGCTTTTCAACCTCCACGGCCCAACTATAGATTATCATGCCAACGACTGCGATAATCATACCCATAATATTCTTAAAAGCCAACTCTGAATCGAATAGCAGCCACCCTAATGTGAGGACGCAAACTGTTTTCATGTGACCCAAAACCTGGAAGGAAACTGCCGAGAAACGTCCAATGCAGAGGTACTGGCTCACATTGCAAAAAACTGCTAGGGTGCATGAAAGAAGAAGGAACACCTGCCATATTGCCAACATGTATTAGATATATTTGGGAAACATCATTGAGTAAAGATATATCCACGGAGGCCACAAAAATTTCTAGTCCGGAGTAGGATTAAGAGGGAGACGAGTACTTACAACGGCACCAGAAGACAGTTTATAGTTTCCTATAAATTTTCCAACGAGATAGTAATCAATAAAAGGACCAAACAGAAGAAGCGACAATGCCTGGATTGGAGCTGTTTTACTCAGCAATTCAAATGATCCAATTGAGTATTTCTTCTGTAAGGAACCTATAGACTGCGTGCAAAGTAAGCTTGCTTAGCCATAGAGCCAACATGATAAAATGAAAGTATTGTCCCAAACACACTTTATGAAGTGAAGTTGAATAGTTaagcaacaaaataaaagtaacaaaGTGCATCTAAGTTGAGAAAAACGCTCATATACGTGAAGGAAATGTATATCCAATATGATTGAAGGTATCATAAATTCACGTTTTTCCAAGCTTTTCATGGAAAACAAAGTTCTA from Diospyros lotus cultivar Yz01 chromosome 8, ASM1463336v1, whole genome shotgun sequence carries:
- the LOC127807933 gene encoding UDP-rhamnose/UDP-galactose transporter 2-like isoform X1 — its product is MEGEKKSSAISNVGAWAMNVISSVGIIMANKQLMSVNGYAFSFATTLTGFHFAVTALVGLVSNATGYSASKHVPLWELVWFSLVANTSITGMNLSLMLNSVGFYQISKLSMIPVVCLMEWMLHNKQYSREVKMSVVVVVIGVGVCTVTDVKVNAKGFLCACIAVLCTSLQQISIGSLQKKYSIGSFELLSKTAPIQALSLLLFGPFIDYYLVGKFIGNYKLSSGAVVFLLLSCTLAVFCNVSQYLCIGRFSAVSFQVLGHMKTVCVLTLGWLLFDSELAFKNIMGMIIAVVGMIIYSWAVEVEKQSNNKIAHHTKNSLTEDETAPLKEGIEHILKDVELGESRE